A part of Candidatus Hydrogenedentota bacterium genomic DNA contains:
- a CDS encoding DUF167 domain-containing protein — protein MARGVTVLVDAITEKNGKVYLAVRVQPKASRDDVRWESDGRIRIALTAPPVEGEANKALQVFLSKKLGLPKRAIEIVGGEKSREKRLSLEGVTREYVEKSLRA, from the coding sequence ATGGCTCGAGGGGTGACGGTGCTCGTGGATGCCATCACGGAGAAGAATGGCAAGGTCTATCTTGCCGTGCGTGTGCAGCCGAAGGCATCCCGTGACGACGTCCGGTGGGAGTCCGATGGCCGCATCCGGATCGCGTTGACGGCACCGCCGGTCGAGGGAGAGGCCAACAAGGCGTTGCAGGTGTTTCTCTCGAAGAAGCTGGGGCTCCCCAAGCGGGCGATTGAGATCGTAGGAGGCGAGAAGTCCCGCGAAAAACGGCTCTCGCTCGAAGGAGTTACACGGGAATACGTGGAGAAGTCCCTGAGAGCGTAG
- a CDS encoding acetyl-CoA carboxylase carboxyltransferase subunit alpha has translation MQHSPIELVDSARSALDPWLPFEKHSVELEIKLRMAGSAEEREGLQRELDAELKRVFSDITPWQRVQLARHPLRPRMLDYTSRVLDDFLELHGDRAVGDDPALIGGLGRFEGRTVVVVGHQKGVSTDERLRRNFGMAHPEGYRKALRLFNLAERFGYPVITFVDTPAAHPGIEAEQRGQGPAIAENLRAMLALKVPVFSAVLAEGGSGGALGIALGDVVAMFEWAIYVICPPERCAEILWRDAERKELAASALRITAGELLNLGVIDQVLPEPPGGAHRDPDGAANTLRCHIRQFLQGCDENRWSPRKRQEKFRAMGKWLEG, from the coding sequence ATGCAGCACAGTCCGATCGAGTTGGTCGATAGCGCCAGATCCGCATTAGATCCTTGGCTTCCTTTCGAGAAACACAGCGTCGAACTCGAAATCAAGTTGCGTATGGCCGGCAGCGCCGAGGAACGGGAAGGTCTCCAGCGTGAACTGGATGCCGAGCTGAAACGCGTTTTTTCCGATATTACCCCCTGGCAACGGGTCCAGCTTGCGCGGCATCCGTTACGTCCTCGCATGCTGGATTACACATCGCGCGTTCTCGACGACTTCCTCGAGTTGCATGGCGACCGGGCCGTGGGCGATGACCCCGCGCTCATTGGGGGACTCGGGCGTTTCGAAGGCCGTACCGTTGTGGTTGTTGGCCATCAAAAGGGCGTCTCGACCGACGAACGGCTTCGCAGAAACTTCGGCATGGCGCATCCCGAGGGTTATCGTAAGGCATTGCGGCTATTCAATTTGGCCGAACGCTTCGGGTATCCGGTCATAACGTTTGTAGACACCCCTGCGGCCCACCCCGGCATCGAGGCCGAGCAGCGGGGACAAGGGCCTGCCATTGCCGAAAACCTACGGGCTATGCTCGCCCTGAAAGTCCCGGTCTTTTCGGCAGTGCTTGCCGAAGGCGGAAGCGGCGGCGCATTGGGAATCGCTCTGGGAGACGTCGTGGCCATGTTCGAGTGGGCGATCTATGTCATCTGTCCCCCGGAACGGTGCGCCGAAATCCTGTGGCGCGATGCCGAGCGCAAAGAACTGGCCGCATCCGCACTGAGGATTACCGCCGGCGAGCTGCTGAACCTGGGCGTAATAGACCAAGTGCTCCCTGAACCTCCCGGCGGGGCGCATCGGGATCCTGACGGTGCCGCGAACACGCTTCGGTGCCACATTCGGCAGTTCCTTCAGGGCTGCGATGAAAACCGGTGGTCTCCCCGGAAGCGTCAGGAAAAGTTCCGCGCCATGGGGAAATGGCTCGAGGGGTGA